A DNA window from Betta splendens chromosome 6, fBetSpl5.4, whole genome shotgun sequence contains the following coding sequences:
- the LOC114857346 gene encoding pro-adrenomedullin-like has protein sequence MRLVLHTVVCCCLITTVLPLKGDELTSSLKKRFQIWLQSHVKRDLSSSAAAAAAAATAADRLPGVHVGAQQDKEAPAPRAKRSASTKANGCKLGTCVYQDLMHEIYKINNKPKDAKAPLGKIGPCGYGRRRREAARLLWRHKRTCAVV, from the exons ATGAGGTTAGTCCTGCACACGGTCGTCTGCTGCTGCCTTATCACCACGGTGCTCCCGCTGAAGGGAGACGAGCTCACGTCCAGCCTGAAAAAGAG GTTTCAAATATGGCTGCAGAGCCACGTGAAGCGAGACCTGAGTAgcagcgcagccgcagccgcagccgcagccacaGCCGCTGACCGCCTCCCTGGTGTCCATGTTGGAGCCCAGCAGGACAAAGAGGCGCCAGCCCCAAG AGCCAAGAGGTCAGCATCAACCAAAGCAAATGGCTGCAAACTTGGCACATGCGTGTACCAAGACCTGATGCACGAAATCTACAAGATTAACAACAAGCCCAAAGACGCCAAGGCTCCTCTCGGCAAGATCGGGCCTTGTGGCTacgggcggcggcgccgcgaagccgctcggctcctctggagacacaaacgcacatgtGCAGTGGTCTGA